TATAAATGGATAAACAAATTGAAATCAATTCATGCGTATCTAAAACAGCCCCGTCCTGTTCAATATAAGCGTATAGGCTTTAACCATTACCGATTTTGTGTCTAAGCGGCTTCTGCTCAGGGCAGAGTGATTGTTTCCATTCACTTCTGAAAAGGGTAAAAAAAGACATTTTTTGAGTCAACGCAACTGACGGACTCTTAACTGCATCTTCCCAAAACAAGGACAAGCCCGTAACTTATTAGTCAGGCCTGTCTATACTAGTTCTCTATTGCAGCCTATGGATAGCTGCCATTAATTCTGAAGCACTCGCCCTTTGTTGAGATAATATTATGTTAGTTGGCTATGCCCACGTTTCCACACAAGATCAAAACTTAGCTCTTCAATTAGATGACCTCAAAAAAGCAGGTTGTCACAAAATCTTTCAGGAAAAAGTGTCATCGGTTAAAGCACGCCCACAGCTTCAGAAGCTACTAGAGATTGTTCGGGAAGGTGACACGATCATTGTTTGGAAGCTCGACCGTTTGGGCCGATCGCTCAAAGAACTCTTCACGTTGATCAATGACTTTCAAGCTAGAGAAATTGGTTTCCGCAGCCTAAATGACGCTATTGATACTACTACGGCACAGGGTCGTTTAGTGTTTAATCTATTTGCTTCACTAGCCGAATTTGAACGGGATTTAATCCGCGAGCGTACCATAGCCGGTTTGGCCGCAGCACGGGCTAGGGGACGAATAGGCGGCCGTCCGAAAGGACTTTCTGCCGAAGCCCAAGTAAAGGCCCGAGCCGTAAAGACAATGTACGCTCTTAAAACCCATACAATTTTAGAGATTAGCCAATTATTTCATCTAAGCCGAGCGACAGTTTACCGTTACTTAGCCTGGAAAGAAATAAAATAACGGTTGCTTCATAAAATGGGCGTTTGAAACCATACCAATTCCCTGGTTTTTTTATTGGGTGACAACTTCAATAGGCTTACTCCCTTTCTACTAATTAATGTGCTCTTGGTCATCGTGCTAAGGCATCGGCGATGGCCTTTTCCACCAGCGGCTCCATTACTTTATAACCTGGTAAAGTCGGATGAACGCCGTCCTGCGTATAGGCCGCTTGCAAGCCTTTCCGGGCGTCCACCATGGGCGTATAATAGTCGACATACACTAGCTTATTCGTATCGGCGTAAGCCTTTAACAGACGGTTAAGCTTCACGACTTTTTCCGCCGGTTGTAGTCCAGGACGCCAGGGAAAATCATAAGCCGGAAGCACGGAAGACAACACCACACGAATCCCGTTCGTCTTAGCCAGTTCGGCCATCGAAACGATATTGCCCAATACACTTTCCAGGGAAATGGGTCCGGTGTTTTCGGCAATGTCATTGATACCGGCCAAGATGACCACTACTTTGGGCTTTAAGGCAATGACATCGTCCCGGAAGCGGACCAGCATTTGCGAGGTGGTCTGACCGCTAATACCCCGGTTGATATAGGGTTTTCCGGTAAAAAAACTACTATCGGTTCTTAACCAGAACTCCGTAATGGAATTACCCATAAAAACGATTCGCTGTTCACCCGCCTTCAGGGGAGCTACCAGCGCATTATCGCCAGCGTACCGGTTTCGGTTAGCCCAATCCATCCGCTGTGCTTCCTCCTGGGCCTGCAGGTATTTTTTGTACATCCCGTAGGTAACCCCTTTCAAGAGGCCGGTAGGTTGCTCGGGCCACAGTAATCCATTTGCTCCTAGCCAATCGCCAAACTGATCGATCCAGCCATCCGACGCTTTATCCTGCTTTTTCATGCCAAATCCATGACCTCCCGACTGGTAAATGTGAAGCGAAGCCGACTGCTTGGCCGTAATCCACTTGGTATAAATATCAATACTGGTGGATGTTAGCTTCAGCTCGTCGTCAGAAGCGACAGCTATAAAAGCAAGCATTTTATGGCTGGGCACCCGATTGCCTACAATATTCTTATCCCAGGCATAGATGGGTGCAATGAAATCAGGTCGACTTTCGGCATTGGCATTGTAGGCAACCGACATCGTAACGCCTCCACCTGCCGAAAACCCCATTAAGCCGATCCGATTCGGATTTATCGCATACATAGCCGCGTTTTTTCGGACATGGGCAACGGCTGACAAGCCATCGTTCATCGCCAAAGGTATAATCGGCGAAACAAGAGAGTCGAATTTTGCGGGGGAAGACGCTACCGCTTTTAAAACCTTTATGGGGTCGATTGTATGGGCCACCCGATACGTCAACACAAAAGCAGTCACGCCTTTTTTACTCAGCCATTGAGCTACTTCATTGCCTTCCGAGTTAATTGATAAAAAAGCCAGCGCCCCACCCGGTGCAATGATAACGGCAGTACCGGTATTAATGCCCTGGGCTGGAAACACTGTGAGTGTGGGCTCAACCACATTGTAAACAATTTTAGTGTTGGCGATTTGGCTATCATCGGATTGTTCAGCCCAATTCCAGGTTTCTGAACCCGGGGCCTTGTTGTCGTATAGGCGGATTACTTTAGTCTGTCCGAACGAACAGGTAGTCATCAGAAGAAGTAACCAAACGAGACGAAATTGCATGAGTGGAAAGGGTTTTTTGCGGTAAAAAATTTTATAAGACAAATCATCTGGACTTACCTGTCCAACCGGGTATTTACTGGGTTTGATAAAACATAACATAGAGTCGGACATCTTGTCTTAACCTCCGAGCCTTGAACTAGGTTGACGACAAACTGGACTGAAGCCGAAGGCACGGTAATAAACCGTCCCCATCGCCAAAAGAGTTGATGGCCTATCCGCCTGTTGATTTGTAACAGACGCAGGGCGGACCGTGTTACACGTTGGGTAGCGCAGATGATTGCTGGATACTGAAAGTAGAACGGGGTTCACTTAACGACAAACTCCTCGTCGCTCAGGCCAGTATTAAATTCATATTTGCTCACTTGGTTTACGTATTGCCCAGTTGAGTTCGTATCGATCGACTGATACGGGAGCTGAATCCCATTTACAGCTCGATAGTCGCTTATGTCCATCGTCAGAGGACCATCCTGATACGCATAGACTATTCTTACCAACAGGTCGCCTTGGGTGTCATAGTAAGAAGTCCAAAGCGGTGTTCCATCCGCCAGGGTGTAAGCAATCTTGTAGGCTTGTTTGCCCTTGATGGCTTCTGTACCTGTCAGCGTGTACTTGAGGTTATACTTCTTGAGGTACAACTCTGGTATCCACAGACCGGTTAGCAGCTCAAGTTGTCGATCTGCCGGTTTAGTTGGCAGGGGGTTATCCCCTAATTTAGCCGTCATTTGTTTGCCATCGATAACCTGCCGGTAGATGATT
This window of the Spirosoma aerolatum genome carries:
- a CDS encoding recombinase family protein; the protein is MLVGYAHVSTQDQNLALQLDDLKKAGCHKIFQEKVSSVKARPQLQKLLEIVREGDTIIVWKLDRLGRSLKELFTLINDFQAREIGFRSLNDAIDTTTAQGRLVFNLFASLAEFERDLIRERTIAGLAAARARGRIGGRPKGLSAEAQVKARAVKTMYALKTHTILEISQLFHLSRATVYRYLAWKEIK
- a CDS encoding GDSL-type esterase/lipase family protein, whose translation is MQFRLVWLLLLMTTCSFGQTKVIRLYDNKAPGSETWNWAEQSDDSQIANTKIVYNVVEPTLTVFPAQGINTGTAVIIAPGGALAFLSINSEGNEVAQWLSKKGVTAFVLTYRVAHTIDPIKVLKAVASSPAKFDSLVSPIIPLAMNDGLSAVAHVRKNAAMYAINPNRIGLMGFSAGGGVTMSVAYNANAESRPDFIAPIYAWDKNIVGNRVPSHKMLAFIAVASDDELKLTSTSIDIYTKWITAKQSASLHIYQSGGHGFGMKKQDKASDGWIDQFGDWLGANGLLWPEQPTGLLKGVTYGMYKKYLQAQEEAQRMDWANRNRYAGDNALVAPLKAGEQRIVFMGNSITEFWLRTDSSFFTGKPYINRGISGQTTSQMLVRFRDDVIALKPKVVVILAGINDIAENTGPISLESVLGNIVSMAELAKTNGIRVVLSSVLPAYDFPWRPGLQPAEKVVKLNRLLKAYADTNKLVYVDYYTPMVDARKGLQAAYTQDGVHPTLPGYKVMEPLVEKAIADALAR
- a CDS encoding LolA-like protein, whose protein sequence is MKPLLLVVALSTAYSLTATAQQNPSADEVINNYIKALGGKEALEKIKDISAQATISTNSASNQQIWKYKIPDKRLVVINDETGKIIYRQVIDGKQMTAKLGDNPLPTKPADRQLELLTGLWIPELYLKKYNLKYTLTGTEAIKGKQAYKIAYTLADGTPLWTSYYDTQGDLLVRIVYAYQDGPLTMDISDYRAVNGIQLPYQSIDTNSTGQYVNQVSKYEFNTGLSDEEFVVK